A single window of Sneathiella limimaris DNA harbors:
- a CDS encoding translocation/assembly module TamB domain-containing protein encodes MSRRAKKLLALISVSPVLLTGLIVFGGYIFLQTDTGRSFLAEQLEVAVSEPNGLGLKIAGLQGDVFDSFQIDEIRLSDPTGDWLNIRKLNITWSPLKLLTGLAQIEDISAISVTAFRQPQLPSTQSEESEAGKLSLPFKVSLSRFYIDQLDVKEDVLGQDGLLRVNLSLNSKTETSIYSELEITPLDGQGGFIVGEVVYSLETNRLAVAADLDGPEDGLISRALALPGNPALQASIIGDGPLNDWQGQVTANIDQLLSGDLLIFSQGYEDLLFQVSGGVSFSSAFVTEIPLLDSERIAVTADLQFSPERNVFSIQQAIVENNLARVATHGTVGLDNLDLAVTLEATLKKTEALDTFLEPARLGGLSAKVNLDGDLTDTRLQAVIVAKDGEIRGQEAGSTITTPLVTVNSVSRMSLAELNELPIKGGVEISGLQGLPELAMKVIGSSPSINFDAVYDLQKNVAALRDLVLVSDHLQGQIQGKIELEKGPAQARINLDLDDLQTILPAIKGRAKITSELSSDDYRKSANGTLTTSFKELDFGEAKLQKLLGADIALKSDFSVNDEILLVDAQLPLQIAQIKTHAELPIDFETISANLEASVPNLERFSDIASVSLKGRSIVKVDVLGALSDPELYGQIEMQSLELNDISVGEATARISAVNLASNPTGNVKVALPSHPIKLKLGADYQLVDGSFFNIAGLEVTQPGNSVTGDLQIPLDGNPIVGDLVGIITKFDSLSLVSDIPLSGQINLKSELRDKDGEQTLTLDLKGSDFSVGDDLPTMQSVNLGAEFDRLFSTPAFDVRLTADNISKSGFAVSRAEVSSIGKLDHATFEVTVESGMDIPFEAKGKGQFSVAPDNMTFSLGEFLGLVVDKKVQLLTPLNASKRDADIRVDPFEMTLGTGRIKGEADISEDAVTASLAVTTVPLDIQNVFNPDFPMIGELNAQAELFVTASEASGKLQSDIVGLQFIGPDFEDIPPLKSNLNASLMAGKVEFNGKVTGLTATEITASGQLPVGVELAPLNVQIANDENIKMALNINSDLDKLWPLLGLDRHLLRGQLRANGDVSGTLDAPKIVGALQLTNGRYEEIEFGTIIENLNLKASVQENDQLAFTVNGEDGAQGTLDVTGLISLVDLKNPEIKLTTTLREMAVLRRDNLAVTTDADLTVEGGTEELLVSGDISTKRVEVDIGGAIAPSVIDLPVKEVNFPKGRSTSNNEETTETAQNIALSIGVELPGSVFIRGRGLDSEWEGNFKIEGQADAPIITGELRPVRGQFVFSGKQFELQKGAVSLRGKTDVDPELSLSAKYESKNVTAIVSIEGTASNPKISFSSPDGLPEDEVLARVLFGKSAAKLSAFEAVQLAQAVAEVSGSFSGVGGVMSFARDTLGVDVLSAGVNEETGNAEISAGKYVTENIYVGVAQGATAGSTAAKVEIELTPNITVESETDQTNNSSVGVFWNWDY; translated from the coding sequence ATGAGCAGGCGCGCCAAAAAACTTCTCGCCCTTATAAGTGTTTCGCCAGTTCTCCTTACAGGTTTGATTGTGTTTGGGGGCTACATTTTCTTGCAAACAGATACAGGGCGATCTTTCCTGGCTGAGCAGTTGGAAGTTGCTGTCAGTGAGCCAAATGGCCTTGGTTTGAAGATTGCTGGCCTGCAAGGAGATGTCTTTGACAGTTTTCAGATCGATGAGATTAGACTGAGTGATCCTACAGGCGACTGGCTCAATATTCGAAAGCTGAACATAACTTGGTCTCCCTTAAAATTGCTGACCGGTTTAGCTCAAATTGAAGACATAAGTGCCATCTCAGTCACTGCTTTTCGTCAACCTCAGTTGCCATCCACCCAAAGCGAGGAAAGTGAAGCAGGAAAGCTTTCACTTCCGTTCAAGGTATCGCTAAGCAGGTTTTATATCGATCAACTTGATGTCAAAGAGGATGTTCTGGGTCAGGATGGTTTGCTCCGTGTGAACCTCAGTCTGAATTCCAAAACAGAAACCAGTATTTACAGCGAGCTGGAAATTACACCATTGGACGGGCAAGGCGGCTTTATTGTTGGCGAAGTTGTCTATTCACTTGAAACGAACCGTTTGGCAGTAGCTGCAGATCTGGATGGCCCTGAGGACGGGTTGATCAGTAGAGCACTTGCATTACCGGGCAACCCAGCTCTTCAGGCGTCTATAATAGGTGACGGACCTTTGAATGATTGGCAAGGCCAGGTAACAGCTAATATTGATCAACTCTTGAGTGGTGATCTCTTGATTTTCAGTCAGGGTTACGAGGATCTGCTGTTTCAAGTCTCTGGAGGTGTCAGTTTTTCTAGTGCTTTCGTCACTGAAATTCCCTTGTTGGACAGTGAACGCATAGCTGTAACTGCTGATTTGCAGTTTTCCCCAGAAAGGAACGTTTTTTCTATTCAGCAAGCCATCGTTGAAAATAATCTGGCCCGAGTGGCAACACACGGAACTGTCGGTTTGGATAATCTGGATTTAGCTGTAACCCTGGAGGCTACGCTGAAGAAAACTGAGGCGCTGGATACGTTCCTCGAGCCTGCAAGATTGGGCGGGCTGTCAGCAAAGGTCAACTTGGATGGAGATCTAACCGACACTCGGCTTCAGGCAGTCATCGTCGCAAAGGATGGCGAAATTCGGGGACAAGAAGCAGGGTCTACCATTACAACCCCTTTGGTTACGGTGAACTCTGTTTCTCGTATGTCTTTGGCAGAATTAAACGAACTCCCAATTAAAGGTGGCGTTGAAATTTCTGGGTTACAAGGGTTACCAGAACTCGCCATGAAAGTTATCGGCTCAAGCCCATCCATTAATTTTGATGCAGTTTATGATCTTCAGAAAAATGTGGCTGCTTTGAGGGATTTGGTTCTGGTATCGGATCACCTTCAAGGTCAAATTCAGGGGAAGATTGAACTTGAGAAAGGACCTGCGCAGGCGAGAATTAATCTCGATTTAGATGATTTGCAGACAATTTTACCGGCGATAAAAGGCAGGGCAAAAATTACCTCAGAGCTTAGCTCTGATGATTATCGAAAATCTGCGAATGGGACGCTTACAACTAGTTTTAAAGAACTGGACTTTGGAGAGGCAAAGCTTCAAAAGCTCTTGGGAGCTGATATCGCATTGAAGTCTGACTTCTCTGTTAATGACGAAATTTTGTTAGTCGATGCCCAATTACCGCTTCAAATCGCGCAGATTAAGACCCATGCGGAACTTCCGATTGATTTTGAGACCATCTCGGCAAATTTAGAGGCGAGCGTCCCTAATCTTGAGCGTTTCTCCGATATTGCAAGCGTCTCCTTAAAAGGCAGATCCATTGTGAAAGTGGATGTATTGGGCGCGCTCTCAGATCCTGAACTGTATGGGCAAATTGAGATGCAGTCACTTGAATTGAATGACATCTCAGTGGGAGAAGCGACTGCCAGGATAAGCGCGGTGAATTTAGCATCAAATCCAACTGGCAATGTGAAGGTAGCATTACCATCTCATCCCATTAAATTGAAACTTGGCGCCGATTATCAGTTAGTTGATGGGTCATTTTTCAATATTGCAGGGCTTGAGGTTACTCAACCCGGCAATTCAGTAACCGGTGATTTGCAAATACCTTTGGATGGAAATCCGATTGTTGGAGACCTGGTTGGTATCATTACTAAATTCGACAGTCTTTCATTGGTCTCGGATATTCCGCTGTCTGGCCAGATAAATCTAAAATCAGAGCTGAGAGACAAAGATGGAGAGCAGACCTTAACGCTGGATCTAAAGGGGTCTGATTTTTCAGTAGGTGACGATTTACCGACTATGCAATCCGTAAACTTGGGTGCAGAGTTTGATCGCCTTTTCTCAACGCCCGCCTTTGATGTTCGTCTCACCGCAGATAACATTTCAAAATCTGGATTTGCAGTTAGCAGAGCAGAAGTCAGCTCGATTGGGAAACTTGACCATGCGACATTCGAAGTGACTGTTGAAAGTGGAATGGACATACCATTTGAAGCTAAGGGTAAAGGTCAATTCTCCGTTGCGCCGGATAATATGACTTTCAGTTTGGGTGAGTTTCTAGGGTTAGTCGTGGATAAAAAGGTTCAACTTCTCACTCCTTTAAACGCTTCGAAAAGAGATGCGGATATTCGTGTCGATCCATTTGAAATGACGCTTGGGACCGGTCGAATTAAGGGTGAAGCTGATATTTCGGAAGATGCAGTGACAGCATCGCTAGCAGTGACAACTGTGCCTTTAGATATTCAGAATGTTTTTAATCCAGATTTTCCGATGATCGGGGAGTTGAACGCCCAAGCTGAATTGTTTGTAACAGCTAGCGAAGCTAGCGGTAAATTACAGTCAGATATTGTTGGCCTTCAGTTTATAGGACCTGATTTTGAAGACATTCCGCCACTCAAGAGTAACCTAAACGCAAGCCTGATGGCAGGCAAAGTTGAGTTTAATGGGAAGGTTACTGGCCTCACTGCAACTGAAATAACAGCATCTGGGCAACTGCCTGTTGGTGTTGAACTCGCTCCCTTGAATGTTCAGATTGCAAATGATGAAAACATCAAAATGGCACTGAATATCAACAGTGATTTGGATAAATTATGGCCTTTACTTGGACTTGACCGGCATTTGCTGAGGGGGCAATTGCGAGCGAATGGAGATGTTTCCGGAACCCTTGATGCACCTAAAATTGTAGGTGCACTTCAGCTCACTAATGGGCGTTATGAGGAAATTGAATTTGGGACAATTATTGAGAATTTGAACCTGAAGGCGAGCGTTCAAGAGAATGATCAGCTTGCCTTCACAGTGAATGGTGAAGACGGAGCCCAAGGAACCCTTGATGTAACCGGTTTGATAAGTCTTGTGGATCTGAAAAATCCTGAAATAAAACTCACAACCACACTTCGCGAGATGGCGGTGCTGCGCCGAGATAATCTTGCTGTAACCACTGATGCAGACTTAACTGTTGAAGGCGGAACGGAGGAGCTTCTTGTTTCGGGAGATATATCAACGAAAAGAGTGGAAGTTGATATTGGCGGCGCTATTGCACCAAGTGTGATAGATCTTCCTGTCAAAGAGGTAAATTTTCCTAAGGGAAGATCCACATCCAATAATGAAGAAACAACAGAAACTGCTCAGAATATCGCTTTGTCAATCGGTGTAGAGTTACCGGGAAGTGTTTTTATCAGAGGCCGCGGACTAGATAGTGAATGGGAAGGCAATTTTAAAATAGAGGGGCAGGCTGATGCACCGATCATCACAGGTGAGCTTCGCCCGGTAAGAGGGCAGTTTGTGTTTTCTGGAAAACAATTTGAGCTTCAAAAAGGAGCAGTTTCTCTTCGAGGGAAAACGGATGTGGATCCAGAACTATCACTTTCAGCAAAGTATGAAAGCAAAAACGTTACGGCGATTGTTTCTATAGAAGGTACAGCGTCTAACCCTAAAATTAGTTTCTCATCTCCAGATGGGTTGCCAGAGGATGAAGTATTGGCCAGGGTCCTATTTGGAAAATCGGCAGCAAAGCTCTCGGCTTTTGAGGCTGTTCAGTTGGCGCAGGCCGTCGCTGAAGTTTCTGGATCTTTCAGTGGAGTAGGGGGCGTTATGAGTTTTGCACGAGATACCCTTGGAGTGGATGTGCTGAGTGCCGGCGTAAATGAAGAAACTGGCAATGCTGAAATATCGGCTGGAAAGTATGTAACAGAAAACATTTATGTGGGGGTAGCTCAAGGCGCGACTGCCGGAAGTACGGCAGCTAAAGTCGAGATTGAGCTGACCCCCAACATAACGGTTGAAAGCGAAACGGACCAGACGAACAACAGTAGTGTTGGTGTCTTCTGGAATTGGGACTATTGA
- a CDS encoding autotransporter assembly complex protein TamA → MDSKPLAAAEASKESDVELAWDYQLLFEGEISENLKDLMEQSSRLVQLQDKPPSSLAGLKRRVQEDEENFQKALRSEGYYASIIETRLDQAEDPTRVYFKVEVGPQYKIANFQIKYQILQRSPPALDLTRLAAQKGLPARSETIVAAQKQAIAQLAELGFPNAKILKQEAVVDFKRSEMDAVLIIEPGPYIQLGKLQLEGLSEVNVEHMRRLSGWVENVTYQKSTLEQLRRVYLDTGLFEAVRYQIPPNITQDASVPVTFIFKERKHRSIGVGVEYSSSEGAGTNFYWEHRNFYGQGEKLRADLQVSEVTQELSARFLKPNVYMRHQSLKAEAHVKHENTDAYTEDSARVYLGLDRRWGKYWTLGGGLFWEYSSVEENNDIDDFVYLGTPLTAAFDNTDNILDPSKGYRFGVTVTPHLGLNAVSSNFLTTELHGSTYYSVLDEKRLILAMRGKIGSLLGDSTADIPAVKRFYSGGGGSVRGYEFQLVGPLDVNNDPSGGRSIVEVGLEARIKITDTIGIVPFIEGGNVYEDMNPDLSEDFQWAAGLGGRYYTPFGPLRFDVAIPLNPRTGIDDDFQFYISIGQAF, encoded by the coding sequence ATGGATTCAAAGCCATTGGCTGCGGCAGAAGCATCTAAAGAGTCGGATGTTGAGCTTGCATGGGATTATCAACTGCTCTTCGAGGGAGAAATTTCTGAAAACTTAAAGGATTTAATGGAGCAGTCCTCGAGACTGGTGCAGCTTCAAGATAAACCGCCTTCAAGTCTGGCTGGGTTAAAAAGGCGGGTCCAAGAAGATGAAGAGAATTTCCAAAAAGCGCTGCGGTCAGAAGGGTATTATGCCAGTATCATAGAGACCCGACTGGACCAGGCAGAAGATCCAACTCGCGTTTATTTCAAGGTAGAAGTCGGTCCTCAATATAAAATCGCAAATTTTCAAATTAAGTATCAAATTTTGCAAAGGTCGCCCCCCGCTCTCGATCTAACTAGGCTTGCGGCACAAAAAGGGTTGCCCGCCCGCTCAGAGACAATAGTTGCTGCTCAAAAACAAGCTATTGCGCAATTAGCAGAATTGGGTTTTCCCAATGCTAAAATTTTGAAGCAGGAAGCTGTTGTTGATTTTAAACGAAGTGAAATGGATGCGGTCCTGATCATTGAGCCGGGACCTTATATTCAACTGGGAAAACTGCAGTTGGAGGGATTGTCAGAAGTAAATGTTGAGCATATGCGTCGTTTATCTGGGTGGGTAGAGAATGTAACTTACCAAAAATCAACTCTGGAGCAGCTACGACGCGTATATCTGGATACCGGTTTATTCGAAGCAGTCCGCTATCAGATCCCCCCAAATATTACTCAAGATGCATCTGTTCCGGTTACATTCATTTTTAAAGAGCGGAAGCATCGCTCCATTGGGGTTGGAGTTGAATATTCCTCAAGTGAAGGTGCTGGTACAAACTTCTATTGGGAGCATCGAAATTTCTACGGACAGGGAGAGAAATTAAGGGCTGATCTTCAGGTCTCAGAAGTCACACAGGAATTGTCAGCACGGTTTTTGAAGCCAAATGTATATATGCGCCACCAGAGCCTTAAGGCTGAGGCTCATGTGAAACACGAAAACACAGATGCCTATACAGAGGACTCTGCCCGTGTTTATCTTGGTCTTGACCGGCGTTGGGGAAAATATTGGACTTTAGGCGGTGGATTGTTTTGGGAGTATTCCAGTGTAGAGGAAAACAATGATATCGATGATTTTGTTTATCTAGGTACACCTCTCACTGCAGCGTTTGATAATACGGACAATATCTTAGATCCATCCAAGGGCTATCGTTTTGGCGTAACAGTGACACCGCATCTAGGGTTAAATGCGGTTTCTTCAAACTTTCTAACAACCGAGCTGCATGGATCAACCTATTATTCGGTCCTGGACGAGAAGCGGTTAATTTTGGCGATGCGTGGAAAGATTGGAAGTTTGCTCGGTGATAGTACTGCTGATATTCCCGCGGTTAAGCGCTTCTATTCAGGAGGTGGTGGATCAGTGAGGGGATACGAGTTCCAGCTGGTTGGGCCTTTGGATGTGAACAATGATCCCAGCGGTGGTCGGTCCATTGTAGAGGTTGGGCTTGAGGCAAGGATCAAAATCACAGATACGATCGGGATAGTTCCCTTTATTGAAGGGGGGAATGTCTATGAAGACATGAACCCGGATTTGTCAGAAGACTTTCAATGGGCTGCCGGATTGGGTGGGCGTTATTATACCCCATTTGGGCCGCTTCGTTTTGATGTAGCGATTCCACTTAATCCAAGAACTGGTATTGATGACGATTTCCAGTTCTACATCAGTATTGGCCAGGCGTTCTAG